From a single Nostoc edaphicum CCNP1411 genomic region:
- a CDS encoding macrolide 2'-phosphotransferase, with amino-acid sequence MKRNDILNLAASYGLQLGDDIFFNEMGIDFKVAFATDIDGNKWVLRIPRRENLAGQIEQEKNILNLAKKHLSISVPNWKIVSPKLVAYPLLENKPVITFNPETHEITWNIDQKDTSIVSSLAKVLVELHQIPVREAVSIGVKLLTPQMVRQEVLSNIESVKREIGISAELETRWRRWLDADSLWPNFSTFIHGDLYAGHILADKNGEVSGIIDWSEGQVSDPSVDFSGHIAVFGEQSLRDLIFWYKKFGGKVWDNIFEHSVERHSASPLNYAIFAIKTNMNEHINAAKGQLGLL; translated from the coding sequence ATGAAAAGAAATGACATTCTGAATCTGGCCGCTAGCTATGGTCTCCAACTTGGCGACGATATATTCTTTAATGAAATGGGGATTGATTTCAAAGTGGCGTTTGCCACTGATATCGACGGTAACAAGTGGGTATTGCGAATACCTCGTCGTGAAAATTTAGCTGGACAAATTGAACAAGAGAAAAATATTTTAAATCTAGCAAAAAAACACTTATCTATTTCCGTTCCCAATTGGAAAATTGTAAGTCCAAAGCTGGTGGCGTATCCCTTATTGGAGAATAAGCCCGTTATAACTTTCAACCCTGAGACACATGAGATTACATGGAATATTGATCAAAAAGATACCAGCATTGTTTCATCACTGGCTAAAGTTCTTGTCGAACTCCATCAGATCCCAGTCCGGGAGGCTGTCTCAATAGGCGTAAAATTACTAACACCCCAAATGGTTCGACAAGAAGTTTTGAGTAATATTGAGAGTGTAAAACGAGAAATAGGAATAAGTGCTGAACTGGAAACCCGATGGCGAAGATGGTTGGATGCCGATAGCCTTTGGCCTAATTTTTCTACTTTCATTCACGGCGATTTATACGCAGGCCACATTCTTGCTGATAAGAACGGGGAAGTCAGCGGAATTATTGATTGGTCAGAGGGGCAAGTAAGTGACCCATCTGTTGATTTTTCAGGACACATTGCTGTTTTCGGAGAACAAAGTTTGAGGGATTTAATATTTTGGTATAAAAAGTTTGGAGGAAAGGTATGGGACAATATTTTTGAGCACTCTGTAGAGCGCCATTCAGCTTCACCCTTAAATTACGCCATTTTTGCCATTAAAACAAACATGAATGAGCATATCAATGCAGCCAAGGGGCAGCTTGGATTACTTTAA
- a CDS encoding methyltransferase domain-containing protein — protein MATLLYSVIGFLLILVIGIAAYLLTARKYESSATVANSYDQWTLDGIVEFYWGEHIHLGHYGSPPRRKDFLAAKSDFVHEMVKWGGIEKLPSGTTVLDVGCGIGGSSRILARDYGFAVTGITISPQQVKRAQELTPDGLNVQFAVDDAMALSFPDASFDVVWSIEAGPHMPDKTVFARELMRVLKPGGVLVVADWNQRDDRQKPLNFWEKPVMRQLLDQWSHPAFSSIEGFSELLAETELVEGEVITADWTEQTLPSWLDSIWQGVARPQGLVRFGLSSFIKSLREMPTFLLMRLAFGAGLCRFGMFRAVRANGSTELSDRNFAKQTPSSLIR, from the coding sequence ATGGCAACTTTATTATATTCTGTAATTGGTTTTCTTCTGATTTTGGTGATTGGAATTGCGGCTTATCTCCTGACCGCCCGCAAGTATGAATCCTCCGCTACAGTCGCCAATTCCTACGATCAATGGACTCTTGATGGCATCGTAGAGTTTTATTGGGGAGAACACATTCACCTCGGTCACTACGGTTCGCCGCCACGACGAAAGGATTTTTTGGCTGCTAAATCTGACTTTGTACATGAAATGGTTAAATGGGGTGGAATAGAAAAATTACCTTCTGGCACTACCGTCTTAGATGTTGGCTGTGGTATCGGCGGCAGCAGCAGGATTTTAGCGCGAGATTATGGGTTTGCGGTCACAGGGATTACGATCAGCCCACAGCAGGTAAAGCGTGCCCAGGAGTTAACACCCGACGGGCTAAACGTCCAGTTTGCGGTCGATGATGCAATGGCACTGTCGTTTCCAGATGCCAGTTTTGATGTGGTCTGGTCAATCGAAGCAGGCCCCCACATGCCAGATAAAACCGTCTTTGCTAGAGAATTAATGCGGGTGCTAAAGCCTGGTGGAGTGTTGGTTGTAGCTGACTGGAATCAGAGGGATGACCGCCAAAAGCCGCTAAATTTTTGGGAGAAACCAGTGATGCGCCAACTTCTCGATCAGTGGTCTCATCCAGCTTTTTCCAGTATTGAAGGCTTTTCCGAACTTTTAGCAGAGACAGAATTAGTCGAAGGGGAGGTAATTACGGCAGACTGGACAGAACAAACGCTTCCTTCTTGGCTAGACTCCATCTGGCAAGGAGTTGCTCGACCACAGGGATTGGTGCGTTTTGGTCTATCTAGTTTCATTAAATCTCTGCGTGAGATGCCGACGTTTTTGCTGATGCGTTTGGCGTTTGGTGCAGGCCTGTGCCGATTTGGAATGTTCCGCGCTGTACGGGCGAACGGTAGTACAGAATTGAGCGATAGAAACTTTGCCAAACAAACTCCCTCAAGCTTGATTAGGTAG
- a CDS encoding TonB-dependent receptor plug domain-containing protein: MVGGGNVAIANQVAQISEFPKYEGSARDLQPVAQVTPENTPASTTETEPDIELTVIDKLLNEPVFSPFRREGTVKDSTRPVYVITGEEMEAQGARTVKEALRFLPGVLGDGTVGTEVNAQSGQFIRGSNTGQVLILLDGRPINNLGGGGFDLSEFTTNNIERVEVLPGGGSTLYGSDAIGGVINIVTRRPTEKITTEAKVNIGAYGLNQQSIQNSGKAGAISWVVGYNRTQAENNYPFTIPEANFTGTRTNNDALFNNFNVKLEADLGTRNTLSLSSLYLSKEQGVPGGVAIPEPQFGQGFFNSLTDNNRKYTDQVLTDLTWNSKLGNGNDSLLTARVYTDFLNTRFDNRSGALSSQNRFDSNQVSYGIQTTHSWNLTKNQILVYGFDYRNANVRNTTFNYGTNVNRENYDNGISQGAIFAKYENNFTPSFSINLGVRQDFSSLVNGSFTSPSVGTKLAISDSTTLRANYIRNFRAPTIANLFNNNPTNIGNPELKPEKGDSFDIGIDQKLGNIGLLRLTFFSNTVSDTIAFKRLTPPVNGNTGTLENIGLVRTTGIEASLNLQIAKNFYAFANYTANDPRILESSNPAEVDKELRFAGADKLNLGVSYENPQGWYLGLLMNSLNGYPTNNDNTEFLSGYTTLDFKMRVPLSDSLILI; encoded by the coding sequence ATGGTCGGTGGAGGAAATGTAGCAATTGCTAATCAAGTTGCACAAATATCTGAGTTTCCTAAGTATGAAGGTTCTGCAAGAGACTTACAACCAGTTGCACAAGTAACACCTGAAAATACTCCAGCCTCCACAACAGAAACAGAACCCGATATTGAATTAACAGTCATCGACAAGCTATTGAATGAACCTGTATTTTCACCTTTTCGCCGCGAGGGGACAGTGAAAGATTCCACCCGTCCAGTTTACGTGATTACAGGTGAAGAAATGGAAGCGCAAGGTGCAAGAACTGTCAAAGAAGCACTGCGATTTCTTCCTGGTGTCTTGGGTGATGGTACAGTTGGCACAGAAGTTAATGCCCAAAGTGGTCAATTTATTCGCGGTTCTAACACCGGTCAAGTATTAATATTGCTTGATGGTAGACCGATTAATAATCTTGGTGGCGGTGGTTTTGACCTTTCAGAATTTACCACCAATAATATTGAAAGAGTTGAAGTGTTACCAGGAGGAGGTTCAACACTTTATGGTTCTGATGCGATAGGAGGGGTAATTAATATTGTCACTCGTCGTCCCACAGAGAAAATTACAACAGAAGCCAAAGTTAATATTGGTGCTTATGGACTAAACCAACAAAGTATTCAAAATAGTGGGAAAGCAGGTGCAATTTCTTGGGTTGTAGGTTACAACCGTACCCAAGCAGAAAATAATTATCCTTTTACAATTCCTGAAGCCAATTTTACAGGAACTAGAACAAATAATGATGCTCTATTTAACAACTTCAATGTCAAACTAGAGGCAGATTTAGGAACACGCAATACCTTAAGTCTCTCAAGCCTATACTTAAGCAAAGAACAGGGAGTACCAGGAGGAGTAGCAATTCCTGAACCCCAATTTGGGCAAGGTTTTTTCAATTCTCTCACCGACAATAATCGCAAATACACAGACCAAGTTCTCACTGATTTAACCTGGAATTCCAAATTAGGGAATGGGAATGATTCACTTTTAACAGCCAGAGTTTATACTGATTTTCTCAATACTCGTTTTGATAACCGTAGTGGTGCACTTTCATCTCAAAATCGGTTTGATTCTAACCAAGTTTCTTACGGTATTCAAACCACACATAGTTGGAATCTTACCAAAAATCAGATTTTAGTTTATGGCTTTGATTACCGGAATGCAAATGTGCGTAATACTACCTTTAATTATGGCACTAATGTAAATAGAGAAAATTACGACAACGGTATTAGTCAGGGAGCCATTTTCGCCAAATATGAAAATAATTTTACTCCTAGTTTCAGTATCAATTTAGGAGTACGCCAAGATTTTAGTAGCTTGGTAAATGGCTCATTTACATCACCATCTGTAGGTACAAAATTAGCAATCTCTGACTCCACAACACTCAGAGCAAACTACATCAGAAACTTTCGAGCGCCAACCATTGCCAATTTATTTAACAATAATCCTACTAATATTGGTAATCCTGAACTTAAACCAGAAAAGGGTGATAGTTTTGATATTGGCATTGACCAAAAGTTAGGTAATATAGGCTTATTACGTTTGACGTTCTTTAGTAACACAGTATCCGATACAATTGCCTTTAAGCGGTTGACACCACCCGTGAATGGCAATACAGGTACTTTGGAAAATATCGGACTGGTTAGAACTACAGGAATTGAAGCTTCTTTAAACTTACAGATAGCGAAAAATTTCTATGCTTTTGCTAATTATACAGCTAATGATCCACGGATTTTAGAAAGTTCTAATCCGGCGGAAGTTGATAAAGAGTTGCGTTTTGCAGGTGCGGATAAATTAAATTTGGGTGTTTCTTATGAAAATCCTCAAGGTTGGTATTTAGGATTGCTCATGAATTCTTTGAATGGGTATCCAACGAATAACGATAATACAGAGTTTTTGTCTGGTTATACTACTTTAGATTTCAAAATGCGCGTCCCTTTAAGTGATAGTTTGATACTGATATAG
- a CDS encoding (2Fe-2S) ferredoxin domain-containing protein — translation MSEFNCLVTPVNQVVTEALSTGGTIEYEYFDCGSDVLSSLLYTLFEQNWQQVGVGHIVQGSVLELEFNAAPKLCILYDGYLTVATEGWHLHLCIDTNFGGPLCRTPVEVRKQRQVSRAAFYRRFNAEGHPRSWGIQFWNGADEQLMTILLPNPFVDGENLLPEGKPDLSKLALYQELRDIYVLGIQAIPFSKNPLKHSYISVCTSTRCLPSRKWQPTFDALKSAVENAGLDIEVRTSGCLEVCQQGPVVFYSDDRTWYTRVNSSVAETIVNEHLLKGNKVIEHCYPPDSP, via the coding sequence ATGAGTGAATTTAATTGTTTGGTTACACCAGTAAATCAAGTTGTGACTGAGGCGTTGTCTACAGGTGGAACAATTGAGTATGAATATTTTGATTGTGGAAGTGATGTTTTGTCATCGTTACTTTACACTTTATTTGAGCAGAATTGGCAACAGGTAGGGGTGGGGCATATTGTCCAAGGTAGTGTTTTGGAATTAGAATTTAATGCTGCACCAAAACTTTGTATTCTCTACGATGGATATTTGACGGTAGCGACAGAAGGTTGGCATTTACATTTGTGTATTGATACTAATTTTGGTGGGCCTCTTTGTAGAACCCCTGTAGAAGTCAGGAAGCAGCGTCAAGTTAGTCGTGCGGCTTTTTATCGTCGGTTTAATGCAGAAGGCCATCCCAGAAGTTGGGGAATTCAATTTTGGAATGGTGCAGATGAACAATTGATGACGATTTTATTACCTAATCCTTTCGTTGATGGTGAAAATTTATTACCAGAAGGTAAACCTGATTTATCAAAGTTAGCTTTGTATCAAGAATTAAGAGATATTTATGTATTGGGTATTCAAGCAATCCCGTTTAGCAAAAATCCACTGAAGCATTCTTATATCTCAGTTTGTACTTCTACTCGCTGTCTTCCTTCACGCAAATGGCAACCCACATTTGATGCTTTAAAATCAGCAGTTGAAAATGCCGGTTTAGATATAGAAGTGAGAACATCTGGCTGCTTGGAAGTTTGCCAACAAGGGCCAGTAGTATTTTATTCTGATGATAGAACTTGGTACACTCGCGTTAACTCAAGCGTAGCTGAAACTATTGTCAATGAACATTTGCTAAAAGGTAACAAAGTTATTGAACATTGCTATCCACCAGATTCCCCATAA
- a CDS encoding ABC transporter substrate-binding protein, with amino-acid sequence MKLVKLPHSKPIIFLCQFFLIATLIIACNITPMNTSTNTNNNGCIQKYDPNTDYFPNKIKITHATGFAVEYHKHYKIVTIKNSWQNANTKFQYVLVQCGTPTPKEFNQAQVITVPINSIVSLSTTHLPHLAKLGVVDKLIGISNTKQVNTSDVVERIKAGKIAQVGNNSNVDIEKLLELNPDLVTTFGTGNSQTDSYTKLTEAGLKVGINSEYMEDTPLGRSEWLKFTALFFNKDEQAEKIFSEIANKYARVAEKAKSVKNRPTIFVGFNFKGTWYMPGGKSYVAKYLADAGADYLWSDDKSSGSLPLSFEVVLERAANADYWLNFSQSWKNLKDLVAEDNRYADFKAVKTGNLYNNNARVNESGGNDYWEGGISNPDMVLSDLIKILHPEILPNHKLFYYHKLN; translated from the coding sequence ATGAAATTGGTAAAACTTCCTCACTCAAAACCCATTATTTTTTTATGCCAATTCTTCTTAATTGCCACTTTAATTATTGCTTGCAATATTACACCAATGAACACATCTACAAATACCAATAATAACGGCTGCATTCAAAAATATGACCCCAATACTGATTACTTCCCTAATAAAATCAAGATTACTCATGCAACAGGCTTCGCAGTAGAGTATCATAAACACTACAAAATAGTCACTATAAAAAATTCTTGGCAGAATGCCAACACAAAGTTTCAATATGTTTTAGTCCAATGTGGAACTCCTACACCAAAAGAATTTAATCAAGCGCAGGTAATTACAGTTCCTATTAACTCCATAGTTTCTCTATCTACTACTCATTTACCCCACCTAGCGAAATTAGGTGTAGTTGATAAACTGATTGGTATTAGTAATACTAAACAAGTCAATACTTCTGATGTAGTCGAGAGAATTAAAGCTGGAAAGATAGCACAAGTAGGGAATAATTCTAATGTGGATATAGAAAAATTATTAGAATTAAATCCTGACTTGGTGACAACTTTTGGTACTGGAAATTCCCAAACTGATAGTTATACTAAACTCACAGAGGCGGGTTTGAAAGTGGGGATAAATTCTGAATATATGGAAGACACACCACTGGGAAGAAGCGAATGGTTAAAATTTACTGCCTTGTTTTTTAATAAAGACGAACAAGCAGAAAAAATATTTAGTGAAATTGCCAATAAATATGCACGAGTAGCTGAAAAAGCTAAATCTGTAAAAAATCGTCCAACTATATTTGTTGGGTTCAATTTTAAAGGAACTTGGTATATGCCTGGGGGTAAAAGTTACGTAGCCAAATATCTGGCTGATGCAGGAGCAGATTATCTCTGGAGTGATGATAAATCCTCTGGTAGTTTACCTTTATCTTTTGAAGTTGTTTTAGAACGTGCAGCCAATGCTGACTACTGGTTGAATTTTAGTCAATCTTGGAAGAATTTAAAGGATTTAGTAGCTGAAGATAATCGCTATGCTGATTTTAAGGCTGTGAAAACAGGCAATCTTTACAATAATAATGCTCGTGTTAATGAAAGTGGAGGTAATGATTACTGGGAAGGCGGAATTAGTAACCCAGATATGGTTTTATCTGATTTGATTAAAATACTACATCCAGAGATATTACCTAACCATAAACTATTTTATTACCACAAACTTAATTAA
- a CDS encoding iron ABC transporter permease: MLSKKYKFKIPLITQKALVFKTITFLIILVSLILAFLLDLALGSVAIPIDEVVKILLGQEAEKVTWTHIILKFRLPKALTATLAGAALGVSGLQMQTLFKNPLAGPFALGISSGASLGVALVVLTASATTPTLLADLGIISDFGLVIAASLGAASVLGMMLVVSRRVQDTMTLLILGLLFGYATSAIVSILLQFSSKERIQSYIMWTFGSFAGVTWKQLVVLIPVILLSLLGAVLQSKSLNALLLGESYARSLGLTVQKTRFSIITSASILAGAITAFCGPIAFLGVAIPHLCRNLFNTSDHRILIPSVTMMGAILALFADLFSQLAVSQMVLPLNAVTALIGTPVVTWVILRRNSQKSF; this comes from the coding sequence ATGTTAAGCAAAAAGTATAAATTTAAAATTCCCCTAATAACCCAAAAAGCTCTGGTTTTTAAAACCATTACTTTTCTAATTATACTTGTAAGTTTAATCTTGGCTTTTTTATTAGACTTGGCTTTAGGTTCAGTTGCTATCCCTATTGATGAAGTAGTCAAAATTTTGCTCGGACAAGAAGCAGAAAAAGTGACATGGACTCATATTATTCTCAAATTTCGCCTACCTAAAGCCTTGACTGCAACTTTAGCTGGTGCAGCTTTAGGCGTGAGTGGCTTACAAATGCAAACCCTATTTAAAAATCCCTTAGCTGGCCCTTTTGCATTGGGAATTAGTTCTGGTGCAAGTTTAGGTGTAGCGTTAGTTGTGTTGACAGCAAGTGCTACGACACCAACATTATTAGCAGATTTGGGGATAATTAGTGATTTTGGTTTAGTCATAGCAGCAAGTCTCGGCGCAGCATCAGTTTTAGGGATGATGTTAGTTGTTTCTCGCAGAGTGCAAGATACTATGACGTTACTAATTTTAGGTTTATTGTTTGGCTATGCTACTAGTGCAATTGTTAGTATTTTGTTGCAGTTTAGCTCAAAAGAACGCATTCAAAGTTATATTATGTGGACTTTTGGGAGTTTTGCTGGAGTGACTTGGAAACAGTTAGTTGTTTTAATTCCAGTGATACTTTTGAGTTTATTGGGAGCAGTGTTGCAATCAAAATCTTTGAATGCACTTTTACTTGGTGAATCTTATGCACGTAGTTTAGGTTTAACGGTGCAGAAAACTAGATTTTCTATTATTACGAGTGCGTCTATATTAGCTGGAGCAATTACCGCTTTTTGTGGCCCCATCGCATTTTTAGGTGTAGCAATTCCTCATCTTTGTCGTAATCTTTTTAATACTTCCGACCATCGAATATTAATTCCTAGTGTAACAATGATGGGTGCAATCTTAGCATTGTTTGCAGATTTGTTTTCTCAACTTGCGGTAAGTCAGATGGTTTTACCTTTAAATGCTGTTACTGCTTTGATTGGAACTCCTGTTGTGACTTGGGTAATTCTGCGGCGTAATTCCCAAAAGTCTTTTTAA